A DNA window from Pseudorasbora parva isolate DD20220531a chromosome 5, ASM2467924v1, whole genome shotgun sequence contains the following coding sequences:
- the idh1 gene encoding isocitrate dehydrogenase [NADP] cytoplasmic isoform X1, translating to MDSSRNRMRFGGSKMSQKIKAGSVVEMQGDEMTRVIWELIKEKLIFPYLELDLHSYDLGMENRDATDDKVTVEAAEAVRRYNVGIKCATITPDENRVEEFKLKQMWRSPNGTIRNILGGTVFREAIICKNIPRLVPGWIKPIIIGRHAHGDQYKATDFVVPGPGTVEMTYTPKNGGEPLKFVVHNFEGTGGVALGMYNTDSSIRDFAHSSFQMGLTKGWPMYLSTKNTILKKYDGRFKDIFQEIYEKDYKAQYEAKGIWYEHRLIDDMVAQAMKSEGGFIWACKNYDGDVQSDSVAQGYGSLGMMTSVLVCPDGRTVEAEAAHGTVTRHYRMHQQGKETSTNPIASIFAWTRGLLHRAELDKNAELRVFAEALEAVCVETIEAGFMTKDLAICIKGMSKVARSDYLNTFEFLDKLAENLKIKLSSQPKL from the exons ATGGATTCCTCAAGAAACAGAATGCGTTTTGGAG GGTCCAAAATGTCTCAGAAGATCAAAGCTGGGTCTGTGGTCGAGATGCAAGGAGATGAGATGACTAGAGTAATATGGGAGCTGATAAAAGAGAAACTCATCTTTCCTTATCTGGAGCTTGACCTGCACag CTATGACCTGGGAATGGAGAACCGTGATGCCACCGACGACAAGGTGACGGTTGAGGCGGCAGAGGCTGTGAGGCGCTACAACGTTGGCATTAAGTGCGCCACCATCACTCCTGATGAGAATCGCGTGGAGGAGTTCAAGCTCAAGCAGATGTGGCGTTCTCCTAACGGAACGATTCGAAACATCCTGGGTGGCACTGTGTTCCGAGAGGCTATTATCTGCAAAAACATTCCCCGCTTGGTTCCAGGCTGGATCAAACCTATAATTATCGGCAGGCACGCACATGGAGATCAG TACAAGGCTACAGATTTCGTTGTGCCAGGCCCTGGAACAGTAGAAATGACATACACACCCAAAAATGGAGGGGAGCCGCTTAAATTTGTTGTCCATAACTTTGAAG GTACTGGTGGAGTTGCTCTGGGGATGTACAACACAGACAGTTCAATCCGGGACTTTGCTCACAGCTCTTTCCAGATGGGGTTGACCAAAGGCTGGCCAATGTACCTCAGCACCAAAAACACCATCCTGAAGAAATATGATGGCCGTTTCAAAGATATTTTCCAGGAGATCTATGAAAA AGACTATAAGGCTCAGTATGAGGCCAAAGGCATCTGGTATGAGCATCGGCTGATTGATGATATGGTGGCTCAGGCCATGAAGTCTGAAGGTGGGTTTATCTGGGCCTGCAAGAACTATGATGGAGATGTGCAGTCAGACTCTGTAGCTCAAG GCTATGGGTCATTGGGTATGATGACCAGCGTTCTTGTGTGTCCTGATGGGCGTACGGTAGAAGCTGAGGCAGCCCATGGCACCGTGACGCGGCATTATCGAATGCACCAGCAGGGCAAGGAGACGTCCACCAACCCCATTG CCTCTATCTTTGCGTGGACGCGAGGACTGCTGCACCGGGCAGAGCTGGATAAGAACGCAGAGCTGCGTGTGTTTGCTGAGGCTCTGGAGGCCGTTTGTGTCGAGACCATTGAAGCTGGTTTCATGACCAAGGACCTGGCCATCTGCATCAAGGGCATGTCTAA aGTTGCACGTTCCGATTACCTCAACACTTTTGAGTTCTTGGACAAACTGGCCGAGAATCTGAAGATAAAGTTGTCAAGTCAGCCCAAACTGTGA
- the idh1 gene encoding isocitrate dehydrogenase [NADP] cytoplasmic isoform X2 codes for MSQKIKAGSVVEMQGDEMTRVIWELIKEKLIFPYLELDLHSYDLGMENRDATDDKVTVEAAEAVRRYNVGIKCATITPDENRVEEFKLKQMWRSPNGTIRNILGGTVFREAIICKNIPRLVPGWIKPIIIGRHAHGDQYKATDFVVPGPGTVEMTYTPKNGGEPLKFVVHNFEGTGGVALGMYNTDSSIRDFAHSSFQMGLTKGWPMYLSTKNTILKKYDGRFKDIFQEIYEKDYKAQYEAKGIWYEHRLIDDMVAQAMKSEGGFIWACKNYDGDVQSDSVAQGYGSLGMMTSVLVCPDGRTVEAEAAHGTVTRHYRMHQQGKETSTNPIASIFAWTRGLLHRAELDKNAELRVFAEALEAVCVETIEAGFMTKDLAICIKGMSKVARSDYLNTFEFLDKLAENLKIKLSSQPKL; via the exons ATGTCTCAGAAGATCAAAGCTGGGTCTGTGGTCGAGATGCAAGGAGATGAGATGACTAGAGTAATATGGGAGCTGATAAAAGAGAAACTCATCTTTCCTTATCTGGAGCTTGACCTGCACag CTATGACCTGGGAATGGAGAACCGTGATGCCACCGACGACAAGGTGACGGTTGAGGCGGCAGAGGCTGTGAGGCGCTACAACGTTGGCATTAAGTGCGCCACCATCACTCCTGATGAGAATCGCGTGGAGGAGTTCAAGCTCAAGCAGATGTGGCGTTCTCCTAACGGAACGATTCGAAACATCCTGGGTGGCACTGTGTTCCGAGAGGCTATTATCTGCAAAAACATTCCCCGCTTGGTTCCAGGCTGGATCAAACCTATAATTATCGGCAGGCACGCACATGGAGATCAG TACAAGGCTACAGATTTCGTTGTGCCAGGCCCTGGAACAGTAGAAATGACATACACACCCAAAAATGGAGGGGAGCCGCTTAAATTTGTTGTCCATAACTTTGAAG GTACTGGTGGAGTTGCTCTGGGGATGTACAACACAGACAGTTCAATCCGGGACTTTGCTCACAGCTCTTTCCAGATGGGGTTGACCAAAGGCTGGCCAATGTACCTCAGCACCAAAAACACCATCCTGAAGAAATATGATGGCCGTTTCAAAGATATTTTCCAGGAGATCTATGAAAA AGACTATAAGGCTCAGTATGAGGCCAAAGGCATCTGGTATGAGCATCGGCTGATTGATGATATGGTGGCTCAGGCCATGAAGTCTGAAGGTGGGTTTATCTGGGCCTGCAAGAACTATGATGGAGATGTGCAGTCAGACTCTGTAGCTCAAG GCTATGGGTCATTGGGTATGATGACCAGCGTTCTTGTGTGTCCTGATGGGCGTACGGTAGAAGCTGAGGCAGCCCATGGCACCGTGACGCGGCATTATCGAATGCACCAGCAGGGCAAGGAGACGTCCACCAACCCCATTG CCTCTATCTTTGCGTGGACGCGAGGACTGCTGCACCGGGCAGAGCTGGATAAGAACGCAGAGCTGCGTGTGTTTGCTGAGGCTCTGGAGGCCGTTTGTGTCGAGACCATTGAAGCTGGTTTCATGACCAAGGACCTGGCCATCTGCATCAAGGGCATGTCTAA aGTTGCACGTTCCGATTACCTCAACACTTTTGAGTTCTTGGACAAACTGGCCGAGAATCTGAAGATAAAGTTGTCAAGTCAGCCCAAACTGTGA